One window of the Sulfurihydrogenibium subterraneum DSM 15120 genome contains the following:
- a CDS encoding NUDIX hydrolase, whose amino-acid sequence MSVKWEFSAGGVVFKEDQDQIYILLIKNKDRYGFPKGNIERTEKREDAAVREVKEETGVDAEVLDYLGNVEYWYRSGVDTIHKFVYYYLMRYVGGELNPQKEEIEAAEWVPINQVEEKLSFDKDKKIFSLAVSKLKQFSKVNA is encoded by the coding sequence ATGAGTGTAAAGTGGGAATTTTCTGCAGGTGGAGTTGTATTTAAAGAAGACCAAGACCAAATTTATATTCTACTTATTAAAAATAAAGACAGATACGGTTTTCCTAAAGGAAATATAGAAAGAACAGAAAAGAGAGAAGATGCAGCTGTAAGAGAAGTTAAAGAAGAAACAGGAGTAGATGCAGAAGTTCTTGATTACTTAGGAAATGTAGAGTATTGGTACAGGTCTGGTGTTGATACAATTCACAAGTTTGTTTATTACTACCTAATGAGATACGTAGGTGGAGAGTTAAATCCACAAAAAGAAGAAATAGAAGCTGCAGAATGGGTTCCTATAAACCAAGTAGAAGAAAAACTATCCTTTGACAAAGATAAAAAAATATTCTCTTTAGCTGTCAGTAAGTTAAAGCAATTTTCAAAAGTGAATGCTTGA